In the Rhododendron vialii isolate Sample 1 chromosome 2a, ASM3025357v1 genome, agagagagagagagagatcgcgATAGAGAGAGCGATTGATGTCTAGCTTGAGCGATTGATGTTCGATTGAGAGGAGGAATTGCGTTGGATTGAGATTCAATCGATCTGTTGAGGTATTTTTGAGTATGTTGTTAGATTTGATTAGTTATTCAGTTGATGTACTTTTCATTTAGCAGTGATATATATTGCTTTGTGATTCGTTGTAGCTTTGTGGTGCGTGAGGAGATACAGGTTGATGGAGTCGAGCAGATGAGGTATTTAATATCGTTTTTGTTGgtaaatttgtttatttcagtgtttatgtgattgttttgatatatgagaactgtttttagatctatgagaactggtttctgaaTTACGAGAGCTAGTGTCTAAACTATGAGAACTATTTTTTGAACTATGAGAACTAGTTTTcgaactatgagaactgttttctgAACAATGTTTcagtagaaaaatacacagttctcatagacagatgtcatgtataatacacaattctcatagaaaaatacacagttctcatagaaaaatacaatgttccagtagaaaatacacaattcttatagacaaatctcatgtataatacacaattctcatagaaaaatacattgtTCTGATAAACAGTTCTCgcagaaaatacacagttctcatggataagTATGATGACGtgtaactttttaaaaatgtatTCTTTCGGAACAGAATACACAGTTCAAATCTTGTAAGTCTTCTTGTGTCCCGttaaatatatgaacaaaagtTAGATAGAGTGTTTACGTTGTCTCATCATAGGTAtagtacacagttctcatagaaaaataaacagttctcatagacagatgtcatgtataatacacaattctcatagaaaaaactcaaaaatgaaaaacctaaAGCGAAACCATCGAAAGTGCTCATTATCCTGACCTCTTCGCCGCCGGATAAGTGGCTAGTCTCCTCCTTGAAGGAGCTGATCGAGAACAGTTCACATAGAACCCtacacacaattcacataacTCGAAAACACATACTTCACATAGACGCAACACGTTTTTGAGAGTTAGGGTTCtcatatacatattttacagTTCGCATAAACTTTCGATATTCTTTAATGTACATACCTTTCTTTGCCATATTGAAATGTTGTTGCCTGATCGattgcacgagagagagagagagagagagagagagagagagagagagctgttgAGCAGAAGAGTTAGGGTTCTGTAGCGGTAGAGTTAGGGTGGTTCTGTAGTGGTTggggagagagaaggttttgttGAGCCGTATGGAGAGGATTCAGGAACGTGACTCGCGAGGTGTATTTTTGACCCGCGAGAGGATCCGAAATGCTTGTTTTGACCcgcgaggggtatttttgtccacaaTGTAGCGCCGGGACTAAGGGGGGTATAGAATATTTTGTGCTGGACTGAATTAGGTCCGAGCCTAATTTTTTGGGCTGGCCTAAAaatcccccccaaaaaaaaagtatattccCCCATCCACGTCGAATTATCACCATGGCCCATAGGGTTTCAGGCTCAGGCCCATATGTAATTGTCTTGGACACCGAGGAATACCGATATTGGGCCATTAAGGCCTCATTCAAGCCTGGTTGTTCAAAGTTCGATAGCCCACTGGTCATTTCGTAATTACAATGAGATGATGAAGCTGCCTTCGGTAATTCTGGTACATTAGATCGAACCCTAATTCCCAATTTCACAGTACTTAACCCAAGCTGCTACCTCGCCTTTCTTCATGCCCTTCACATGAGCGCTCgctcgctcgctctctctctcatatgtacctctctctctctctctctctctctctctctctctctctctcatatgtaTCTATGTACAAATTTATTTTCCGATTGATAAATTGCCTATTGATGGAAACCTTTCGTTGGATTTAGTGGGAAGGTTTTCTGTCATCTGTTTGCATATGCATATAGATAGGCACAGATTTAGTGCAGGGGAGTTGAGTCACTTCGTCTTAAATCTTTCCAGGCGCAGTGAATAATCTCCggccaaatctttttttttccacaatttttttttctttctggtcGCACGCCAATTTCGAAAATTGTAACTATTTTGTGTTTCATGAATAGACTGTTGAGCAAATTCATTTATGTCGTCGCAAATTATCTTCTTTACTGAGTTTGAGAATAGGGGGGTTCCTATGATGGCATGATATCTTTGAGACCTGATTGTCTAACCTTGATGACAAATCAAGCAATTTTCTACTGAGGACTCCGTTAACATTTGCGTATTATTTCCCCCTTTTCTTGTTTAGGTAGTGATTCAGTTCTTTGTTAATCTCCGCTGAATATGTTGAGCAAGATTTGATGTGGAATCCAGAAAGaattgaaatgatgaaatgtGCACTGGGCTCTGAGTAGTTGTACTCCAACTACTTTTTGATGGATAACTCCGCTGCCTAGAAAGCTATTTCTGATCTCCCTTTCTCTCTGATTTTCGGCTGGAATCAGGAATTGATGGATGCAATGATATGTTCGTTTGCCAAGAATTTCTTTAGAAATTTCATGCTGGAAATGTGTTAGATTCAAAGCATATGCACCCTAATTGAGATGAACGATGATACCTTTTTTAGGGGGAGCTATATATGTTTCACGATATGATGAAGACATGAAATTGAACGAATTGAGATGGTTTTATGTTGGATCATGTAATAGTTAAATCTTGACAAGAAATCTCACAACTAGCTTTTGCTACTCTAGCGAAATCAACTCGAGAGCAATCAATTCCAGATCCAATGTTTGGGACGCTAGTCCTATATACCAAACATGATTGCATGCTTTCGTATAACATAAGAACAAAACTCGCAGATGAAATTCAAAGACCTTGTCGAACCCCAGTGCTAGGTTTGAGATATGTCAACTTGATTCTAGTTAGCTCATGTGACAATAATTCATACAAGCGTTGTTGTGGTTTCGGTGGAATATGTGACAAATATAAACGGAGAAAAGAATAGTCAGCTAAAAGAAACTATATATAGTTCCTTCCCAATTGACTGACTTACTTTGTATTACAGCTGCAGAATTTTGGCTTGAATCCGTACTTTGGTTTCAATTATATTGCCCAAATTTTGGCCTGAATTCATACTTCGGAATGCTGCATATTCCTCTTCTTCCGCTGAGTGCTCGGGGGATAGAAAGCGGGGTTGGCAGCAAGCGTGATGCTTCCAATTGCATTGCCCAATACCTCAAAGTACTTTTTCATACACGCTTTGGGCCATAAGATTTGAATACACAATTTGAACTCAATGGCGGCGATATTTGTTTGATTCCAATTGATGCTGATTTGAGTGACCATGCTTGTGACGGTTTGGAACCCTTAGGAATCCACCGTATTGGTCAAGTTTTCGTATCGCTCCAATCGCTGTTACTAACCAGTGAACCCTATTTCACTTAGAGATATCGAGAACTTGCTCCAATGGAAATTAAAATGGAGAAACAGAGTATTCAAGGGAATACAACACGGGAGGAacaaagtatatatatatatataatcagcTGAAAGGATATCGAGAGCCCCGCTCCAACACCCGAAGAACAAAGTATTCGAAAGAATACAACAAGAGAGCATTCTTGGCATCACTTTCGACACTGCTACTGGTGGTTTCTCAACGgccaaaaaaaatggagggTTTTATTGAAGCCTATTTTTGTGAACGTGCCAAAACCATATTAGATGGCGTGGATGGCATACAGAGATGGTCTTCTCTGTATTGATTGATATGGAGAGAAGGATTTATGGTCTTCAGATGTAATTGAAGTATTTAAGAACTTCGAGATTTACTTTGATGAGCTCTATCCAAGATTCGTGGAGGCCTTTGCTAAGAGTGGAGAAGCCGTAGAagaacaaaatgaagaaagaaattCAGTTGAAGGATTGAAGAGGCTCAAAAGATAAAGACAGGAAGTGATGACTCCTGATCATTACATTGAATCCATAACCTATTCCCCTTCTGTTGAAGGAATTCAGTTACAATTCCTTGGCTGATGTTGCACATTTTTGTACTTCTGACAAAGATTTAGGAGATGGAGATAGTTTGATCTACTTTTACTACGATGCAAATGCAACTACCTGTTATTCAacaagcaagagagagagagagagagagagagagagagagagagttaaagaATGACAGCAGGAGTCCCCCCgcaattttcagaaaaaaaactGTGACCCATAATAAGGTTTTGCAATTTGTGAAGCCTAATTCAAATAAATCATCCTCTGTAACAACATAATAAATGAAAGGAGCACGACGTGACCGTTTCCATTTGAAGTTTAACTTCACCATCTCCTGAACCAATCTCATTATGTTTCACAGTTCAAGATTTCATAAGGTGGCGGATATTCACCGGTGAAATATCATCAGAATCACCATCCATCAATCGCTTTGCTATAATCACATTAGTGGCATCCGTTGGATGGTAAGGGTCCCAAAAAACGTACTTCGATCTGTCAGGACAAACTTTAGACTTTGGACCACACGGTATCAGACCCCCAAATTTACCAGCAACGGCACAACATGCTGAATTCTCAATCTCAAAACCTGTGACACAAAATGAGCAGTAATTGATCAAGAAAATTTAAGCAACTAAGATATAAACATCTGATATCTGCATTAAACGTACCATAGGATTTGTAATTTTGCACAATATCATCTACAATGCGGTAAACATCTGCGTAAATAAACGTTGCACCCTTGAGATTTGCACTGAGTTCTGCCACGAGGTCTTTCAATGGGGCGTTGAACATCTGAGCTAGTTCATTTGGGAAAGCAACACAATTCTCTCCTGCGGATGGATTTATCTCTCTTTGGTATGGAATGCACCCGATCGGCCCAACATTTACCACAATGATCTTTCTAGCTCCCATATTGTAGAGTCTCTGAGGAATGTTACGAAATCGTTATGGAGTGTTTATTAACAAACTAGATTTTCTCTGACAATCTTCTTTTAGGTTGTTTTTGGAACTGAGGGAAAAGAATACGTAAATGATTCTTGTTCTTTAGATGGGATCAtacaatgaaataaaatctcTTATTCTTTTTCCGCTCGCCTGCACAAATCCAAGACCTAATACAGCCTCACGGTCTCACCCCTGTTTGATTCACGGATAAGATTACATGGGATAAGCTACCCTGGTAAACATATCCCAAAGAGGataatttttgtcttttgaaaacTAGCATCCGGTGTATGTTGCCTCCACCGGGACAAAATAATCCTAATTACTACACATGCAAGATAAAATGATCACTTGAGATTGCTTATCCTCGTATCCTGGACCACTTGCACTATCAAACGTAGAATTATTATGACAGATTGTTTGTCCAATCCTGCTATTTTATCTGCGAAACAAACACTTATGTAGTGGCAAGCGTGGAATACCGTTAGTTGTAATCTAAATCTTGAGATCAAGGCATCCACAAACGTCTGTGGAGAAATCAACTTTTGCTCAACCGTTGAGAGAACGGGTACTAGGTAGTTGTTGATGAAATCATTTGAGCCCATTGTTATCGAGTAGAGAGCCCTATTGAACAGCTTCATCGCTGCTGGAGAACCTATGCTTGAGATAATGTCTTGTCTGGTGTTTGCAAAGTTATCCATCTGTGCGTCCAAGTTGATCCTACCACCCTGTGGAGTCGATATGCACGTTAGTGCCTGTCAAATCTATTTGTGTATATGTACTTAACATGTAGTAGCTTGCAAGAATATGCACTTGATTTCACATGACTTCAATGACATAGATATGCTTGTGATCTTCaaattcttttttcaaaattgagaCCAAGTTTATTATATATCCAAAAAGCAATCAGATCCAACATTTGTTTTTGGAGATGcacaaatatattttaaaaacaaaacttaTATTAAATAGAGATCAAGGAAACTCACAAAGATCTTTCCAGTATGATTTAGAATTCCACCTCCACCGGAAGCATAACTGACACCTTGCAGAACCACAGGTCCAGTGGTAGTTGGATCTAAGTATGGAGGAGTAAAATCTTTTAATCCAATTTCTTGACCTGGCAAtaggaaaaaaagaacaaagaacaaataaaAGATTATTAGTATTGTTATCAGAATCAAAATTTCTGAATCAGCTTCTACTTTCAAAATGCCAAAGCAAATAGGAGTAGCACAACAGTTTAACAAAATAGGAGTAACACAAAGCAAAAACTTGCCTACAATGTCGACTATAGTTCTTCCATTCGTGTATCGCCCTGTTGGCTttccaaaatcaattccattaGGAATGAAGTTAGCttttgagagagaaacaatGTAGTTGTTGTTTCCCACCTCAACCAAAGAatctccaaaaacaaaattagcTGGAACATTATCCGCCAAGCATAGCCCAGGCAAGGCCAAGACTGTCAAAAGTTGAAATGCAATCCCAACAGTTGGCATACCCAATAGAATACCCATTTCAGTgaaaacaaaagagagcaaCAATATGTGCAAACACACTCCAGGAAAAGTGATTGTAAGAAAGGGAGCAGGCTGTATTTTACATTGTTCTGTGTCCTAAATTGTACTCGcaaatgaaaatataaaatcaaGAGGAGAACAATGAACCCAACCGAAACAAATATTAGAAAACTTGCTTTCCTCGATACTTATGCCTTAATATACTTTCACCACCGGTGTGAATCACTCGAACCACATATCAAACATATGGACTGCAGGTGAGGAAACTAGGCAAAAACAACACACACCAAAAGCATTATGAGCACTATCTTGTTATGGGTAATGCAAAAAACATGGAGTACGgatacaaaaacgaaaaagaaaccAATGGAAGACACAGTTTGTATAAAATGTGATAAAAACTTACTCTTTTATAGAGCAGCTTCTGTAAAAATACAGCATGGGTGATGAAAGACTCACATTAAATGCCCTGCAAAATCAGCAACAAATCCGTGAGAAGAAAATCCATTTGGGATGGTAATTAATAATTGTGACTAGGCCCGGAAGAGGGGAGAAAACCAGACCCATATCAGAAATTTACGGAAAACTTTGCAGCTGACTCTGGAGTTTGTGAATTTGCTGAAAACATTGTAGTATATTTTTGTAGGAAGAAGTAAATGTTTCACCTGCCAACGAACCTAACTACccatcaaattttcaatccaatcaatAGGCCTTtgtgttttccatttttttgggcTGAAGATCCAATGGGACTTGACAACCTGTGCAAATTCAATGCAGTCAGTAGAACTCGCCAACTGGGCCAAGAACAACCAAAATCATAGGTATGGGCAAAGTAAAGGGTGGTATGGGCAAAGAGTATTACTATTAAGTCCTTCAAATTATAAGGGTAGTCCCATGCTCAAGATTTGGTTTTTAGTTGGGTTTTTTGATCGTGCTGGTCTCTTAATTACCACGTACTCTACTAAAAGAGCACGTCCTATATAGTGGGATTTATGGGCTGAAATAGATCCCAGACACAATTGTATGGTGGTCCATGAGAGGTATGTTTCTGCTTTCCAAATCTGTTTTTGGTTTTCCCTCTAAATCAATGGTGACTTATGATaaatctcctctcttttttttttttttttggaagaaaatagtACTAAAGGCATAACAGAAGATTCTTACCACtcaaaaaaaaacgaaaaagtaTGGTAATGACTGCCCTTAGAGCCGCGGATAATATCTAGAAAGTGCATTTATATATGTGAAAAAGTgtataaaaatctataaatgtGTAGCGATTTTAAGTGAATGTCTAATGTTATAgatatcatttgaaaattttccaccAATCTTAGAGTCCAGATTTTTGAAGTAGCGCACAATCTTATATACTGCATGACTAAATTGACGGGTTTTGTTTGAATTATGAATTCAAGGAGGAACTCGTACAGGTAAGTTAGAAGGGAAAGGTATGTAAGTTTGATAACCATCTCGCGCTTAGTTCTTTTTCTCTAACAATGATTCAAACAAAGTCACAGTCCTATATCAAAACACTATCTAAGAAAGTAAGGCCAGTATTTCCTTCAGGATTAATTGAGATGAGAATAGGAATTACATTCCTGGGATAAATTGAAACCCAGTTGGCCGTGTGACTCCTAGGAGTTTGTGTTTTGGTTTTAGTACTGGAGTTTACTCACCTGTGATGTGAGGGTATCTTGTCTTCAATAAGTAGAAAGAAGCTGAAACTTTGAAAGCAATCCACACCCCATTTATTATAGCCATCTCTTGTTGATTACGACTCATTGAAGAATCGAAGAATTGGAATTTGAAAACGAATCAATGTTACTGTTTGTACTTTGTAGTACTGTTTTAATTCCACCCCAAATATACTGTTTGTAAACCATTTTTTCATGTAACAAGATCTACAAGAGATGAAAATATAGCtgataaacaaaccaaactagAAACTACTCAAGTTCGAGCTAGTGTTCGCTTGTTAAAAACTGATATCATAGTTCTCTCTTATTGATTATGATTCATTGAGAAAGGGCAGAATCAGAGTTTGGAAATGGAATGATGTAACagtttgtattatttttatttcactCCACACCAAAATTCCGTTTGTACACACCACGTCAACACATAAACAACGAGAAAACACCACTACTCAGCTTATCTCATTACAAACTTCTCTAATAACACCTTGATTCCCAGTAAGAACACCAGAAGAAGACAGCTTAACAAATGCAGAAGAGAAAGCCTGAAAGAACCCATCCCGATCGGACGCGAACCATTGGACAAACGGAGCCGTTCGCGGATCCAGCGGCATCTCTGCATCGACCCTCAGCACTCCACGGCCTCTCATGGCATTGTCATAGTATTGGTTGTCAAAAATGAGTGTAGTTGGGTCGTTGAATACAAAGCTAGTGTTTGGTGTCAATGAGCCCAGTGGGCAGCCCGATCTTATTATCAGGTCCAGACCAGGTTCCGCAGCAGATTTGGGCTTTCCTGTTTCTGGGCTCTGGAGACGGCTTAGGATACTTTCACAGTGACTGATTCCTAGTGTGTGGCTACCTGCATGCAAAAGGCAAAAGGGTAACGTATCAAGGTCACAAATCACCTGTTTGTCAATGACTTGTCATTCAATGGTCCGAGACCACAAAACACAACTACGCAAATTTCGACCTAAACACTGATGTTGGTCACATGAGAAAAAGGTAGTATCTCCAGATTTCACTTTAATGAATCGAAAATCAACAAAAGTGAGTTGTGTCCGACTCAATTAAATAGTTTTAGGTTGGACAAGACATGGCACTAATGTGCAAAAGAAAGTTTTTATGATATTGCTTGTGAAAAAAATGTATGCAAGAGGATTTCATGCCACATATATACCCAAAATGGCCACAGATTCTTCAATGGT is a window encoding:
- the LOC131315916 gene encoding GDSL esterase/lipase At4g16230-like isoform X2, yielding MGILLGMPTVGIAFQLLTVLALPGLCLADNVPANFVFGDSLVEVGNNNYIVSLSKANFIPNGIDFGKPTGRYTNGRTIVDIVGQEIGLKDFTPPYLDPTTTGPVVLQGVSYASGGGGILNHTGKIFRLYNMGARKIIVVNVGPIGCIPYQREINPSAGENCVAFPNELAQMFNAPLKDLVAELSANLKGATFIYADVYRIVDDIVQNYKSYGFEIENSACCAVAGKFGGLIPCGPKSKVCPDRSKYVFWDPYHPTDATNVIIAKRLMDGDSDDISPVNIRHLMKS
- the LOC131315916 gene encoding GDSL esterase/lipase At4g16230-like isoform X3 yields the protein MDNFANTRQDIISSIGSPAAMKLFNRALYSITMGSNDFINNYLVPVLSTVEQKLISPQTFVDALISRFRLQLTRLYNMGARKIIVVNVGPIGCIPYQREINPSAGENCVAFPNELAQMFNAPLKDLVAELSANLKGATFIYADVYRIVDDIVQNYKSYGFEIENSACCAVAGKFGGLIPCGPKSKVCPDRSKYVFWDPYHPTDATNVIIAKRLMDGDSDDISPVNIRHLMKS
- the LOC131315916 gene encoding GDSL esterase/lipase At4g16230-like isoform X1, which encodes MGILLGMPTVGIAFQLLTVLALPGLCLADNVPANFVFGDSLVEVGNNNYIVSLSKANFIPNGIDFGKPTGRYTNGRTIVDIVGQEIGLKDFTPPYLDPTTTGPVVLQGVSYASGGGGILNHTGKIFGGRINLDAQMDNFANTRQDIISSIGSPAAMKLFNRALYSITMGSNDFINNYLVPVLSTVEQKLISPQTFVDALISRFRLQLTRLYNMGARKIIVVNVGPIGCIPYQREINPSAGENCVAFPNELAQMFNAPLKDLVAELSANLKGATFIYADVYRIVDDIVQNYKSYGFEIENSACCAVAGKFGGLIPCGPKSKVCPDRSKYVFWDPYHPTDATNVIIAKRLMDGDSDDISPVNIRHLMKS